A window of Aeromicrobium sp. Root236 contains these coding sequences:
- a CDS encoding ABC transporter substrate-binding protein, which translates to MKRNMRKWARVAAMVAAASLVLSACGGGSDSDGDSASGDLTKVKLQLQWVPQAQFAGYYAAVDQGYYKDEGLDVEIVEGGADIVPQDVLSAGDVDYAISWVPKVLGSIEKGAKITDVAQIFERSATTQISFKDKGITSPADLKGKKVGSWGFGNEWELFAGMQKDGVGVKDVKLVQQAFDMNGFLAGDIDAAQAMTYNEYAQVLETKNPKTGKLYTPDDLNVIDWNDVGTAMLQDAIWAQTDKLKDKAYADQTTKFIKASIKGWVYARDNPAEAAKIVTAAGSQLGESHQLWMTNEVNKLIWPSTHGVGVIDEAAWKQTVDIALGTKNETGATIISKAPPASAYSNTYVDAALKELKAEGVDVDGKNYKPIDVTLKEGGK; encoded by the coding sequence ATGAAGCGCAACATGCGGAAGTGGGCAAGGGTCGCCGCCATGGTGGCTGCGGCATCGCTGGTCCTGAGCGCCTGCGGGGGCGGGAGCGACAGTGACGGCGACTCAGCGAGCGGTGACCTGACGAAGGTCAAGCTCCAACTCCAATGGGTGCCCCAGGCACAGTTCGCCGGCTACTACGCGGCCGTCGACCAGGGCTACTACAAGGACGAAGGGCTCGACGTCGAGATCGTCGAGGGCGGCGCCGACATCGTGCCGCAGGACGTGCTGTCGGCCGGCGACGTGGACTACGCGATCTCGTGGGTCCCCAAGGTCCTGGGCTCGATCGAGAAGGGCGCCAAGATCACCGACGTCGCCCAGATCTTCGAGCGCAGCGCGACGACGCAGATCTCGTTCAAGGACAAGGGCATCACGAGCCCGGCCGACCTCAAGGGCAAGAAGGTCGGCAGCTGGGGCTTCGGCAACGAGTGGGAGCTCTTCGCCGGCATGCAGAAGGACGGCGTGGGGGTCAAGGACGTCAAGCTCGTGCAGCAGGCGTTCGACATGAACGGCTTCCTCGCCGGTGACATCGACGCCGCCCAGGCGATGACCTACAACGAGTACGCCCAGGTGCTGGAGACCAAGAACCCCAAGACCGGCAAGCTCTACACGCCCGACGACCTCAACGTGATCGACTGGAACGACGTCGGCACCGCGATGCTCCAGGACGCGATCTGGGCGCAGACCGACAAGCTGAAGGACAAGGCGTACGCGGACCAGACGACCAAGTTCATCAAGGCGTCGATCAAGGGCTGGGTCTACGCACGCGACAACCCGGCGGAAGCCGCCAAGATCGTGACGGCGGCGGGCTCGCAGCTCGGCGAGAGCCACCAGCTCTGGATGACCAACGAGGTCAACAAGCTGATCTGGCCCTCGACCCACGGCGTCGGCGTGATCGACGAGGCGGCCTGGAAGCAGACCGTCGACATCGCGCTCGGCACCAAGAACGAGACCGGCGCGACGATCATCTCCAAGGCGCCTCCGGCGTCGGCGTACTCCAACACGTACGTGGATGCGGCGCTCAAGGAGCTCAAGGCCGAAGGGGTCGACGTCGACGGCAAGAACTACAAGCCGATCGACGTGACGCTCAAGGAGGGCGGCAAGTAG